The proteins below are encoded in one region of Limnochorda pilosa:
- the dctP gene encoding TRAP transporter substrate-binding protein DctP, with the protein MVEDRVEGMHRVDGLGEGAGDATPNEGGQRGGLSRRDFLKTAAAAAAGVAASQVFSVPTVFAQAGRVRWRVQTVWDAGTVGYTLFEQFTQRVKELSQGRLEIQPFPAGAVVGTFDMLDAVRSGVLDAMHVFTLYWAGSMPVTGFLSSYALGLSLPQEWEVWYYGLGGLDIARKAFADQGIFYVGPIQHDYNIIHSRVPIRSFGEFRGKKIRFPGGMIGDVFKAAGVSTVLLPGGEVYPALERGVIDAADFVGPAVNYNLGFQQVTKYIIMGPPSTPAIHQPVDLVDLTVNMQRWQALPDDLKELFIAAVREHSWNHYAGIQKADLEAWPKYRAAGVEVIRLSEADVEKFRKVAIPVWYEWARKDQYSREAFLSQLAYMKELGYVSDADLKGHEL; encoded by the coding sequence ATGGTGGAGGATCGGGTTGAAGGGATGCATCGGGTTGACGGGCTTGGGGAAGGGGCTGGGGACGCGACACCGAACGAGGGTGGGCAGCGTGGTGGCCTCTCCCGGAGGGACTTCCTGAAGACGGCTGCAGCCGCGGCCGCCGGGGTGGCGGCGTCGCAGGTCTTCAGCGTGCCCACGGTCTTCGCGCAGGCGGGGCGGGTGCGCTGGCGGGTGCAGACGGTGTGGGACGCGGGAACGGTGGGCTACACCCTCTTCGAGCAGTTCACCCAGCGGGTGAAGGAGCTTTCGCAGGGCAGGTTGGAGATTCAGCCCTTCCCGGCGGGGGCGGTGGTGGGCACCTTCGACATGCTCGACGCCGTCCGCAGCGGGGTGCTGGACGCGATGCACGTCTTCACGCTGTACTGGGCGGGCAGCATGCCGGTCACCGGCTTCCTCAGCTCCTACGCCCTGGGCCTCTCCCTCCCCCAGGAGTGGGAGGTGTGGTACTATGGGCTGGGCGGCCTCGACATCGCCCGCAAGGCCTTCGCGGACCAGGGCATCTTCTACGTGGGACCCATCCAGCACGACTACAACATCATCCACTCCCGGGTACCCATCCGGAGCTTCGGGGAGTTCAGGGGGAAGAAGATCCGCTTCCCCGGCGGCATGATCGGCGACGTCTTCAAGGCCGCGGGGGTTTCGACGGTGCTCCTCCCGGGTGGAGAGGTCTACCCGGCCCTGGAGCGGGGCGTCATCGACGCGGCGGACTTCGTGGGGCCGGCGGTCAACTACAACCTGGGCTTCCAGCAGGTGACCAAGTACATCATCATGGGGCCGCCCAGCACGCCGGCCATCCACCAGCCGGTGGACCTCGTGGACCTGACGGTCAACATGCAGCGGTGGCAGGCCCTCCCCGACGATCTGAAAGAGCTTTTCATCGCCGCGGTGCGGGAGCACTCGTGGAACCACTACGCCGGCATCCAGAAAGCGGACCTGGAGGCGTGGCCCAAGTACCGTGCCGCCGGGGTGGAGGTGATCCGCCTCTCGGAGGCGGACGTGGAGAAGTTCCGCAAGGTCGCCATCCCCGTCTGGTACGAGTGGGCGCGGAAGGACCAGTACTCCAGGGAGGCGTTCCTCTCGCAGCTCGCCTACATGAAGGAGCTGGGTTACGTCTCCGACGCGGACCTGAAGGGGCACGAGCTCTAG
- a CDS encoding ABC transporter ATP-binding protein, whose protein sequence is MTKLAVRSVSQRYGTLAVLRDVTLSVAEGEFVAVVGPSGCGKSTLLRIWAGLERPSSGEVAVDGCPLEGPDPRRMLVFQEDALYPWRTVAANVALGLEIAGWPAQRRRERVGELLEAVGLGGFDGYYPHQLSGGMRQRLSLARALALDPEVLLLDEPYGALDALTRLEMQEELLRLWERTGKTVVLITHDVEEALFLADRVAVMSPRPGRLLDEMPVSLPRPRRRDDPALGALKGRVLEGLGVGRALAR, encoded by the coding sequence ATGACCAAGCTTGCCGTACGGAGCGTGAGCCAGCGGTACGGAACGCTCGCGGTGCTCCGGGACGTGACCCTCTCGGTGGCGGAGGGCGAGTTCGTGGCCGTAGTGGGGCCCTCGGGGTGCGGGAAGAGCACCCTTCTTCGCATTTGGGCGGGGTTGGAGCGGCCCAGCTCGGGGGAGGTCGCAGTGGACGGCTGTCCCTTGGAGGGCCCGGACCCCCGAAGGATGCTGGTCTTCCAGGAAGATGCTCTCTACCCGTGGCGGACGGTGGCCGCCAACGTAGCCCTGGGGCTCGAGATCGCCGGATGGCCTGCTCAGCGGCGGCGGGAGCGGGTGGGCGAGCTGCTGGAAGCGGTGGGGCTGGGTGGCTTCGACGGCTACTACCCGCACCAGCTCTCGGGCGGCATGCGGCAGCGCCTCTCTCTGGCCCGCGCCCTCGCCCTGGACCCCGAGGTGCTCCTCCTGGACGAGCCCTACGGCGCGCTCGATGCCCTCACCCGCCTGGAGATGCAGGAGGAGCTCCTGCGGCTCTGGGAGCGGACGGGCAAGACGGTGGTGCTCATCACCCATGACGTGGAGGAAGCCCTCTTCCTGGCCGATCGGGTGGCGGTGATGAGCCCCCGCCCCGGCCGGCTGCTGGACGAGATGCCGGTCTCGCTGCCCCGGCCCCGCCGCCGGGACGACCCCGCCCTGGGCGCCCTGAAGGGACGGGTGCTGGAAGGGCTTGGGGTTGGGCGGGCGCTCGCACGATAA
- a CDS encoding NADH:flavin oxidoreductase/NADH oxidase — translation MLFSPYTVRSVTLRNRIVVSPMCQYSAGGDGIATDWHFVHYGTRAVGGAGLVLLEATAVEPRGRISTEDLGLYHERQLPALQRIVRFVHEQGAACGIQLAHAGRKAFSPKKGQGPQEPVGPSPIPFDEGWRVPLELDEAGLQAVAAAFEQAARWAHEVGFDVIEIHAAHGYLLHEFLSPVANHRSDRWGGPLEARLAFPLDVVRRVRAAWPEAKPLFARLSTTDYLPGGFDPDQAVEVARALGQAGVDLIDCSSGGIAPVRPPDYPGYQLKPAERIRREAGVPTSALGLITAPEMAEEVLQNGRADVVLLGRELLRHPYWPLDAARALGAEAPWPRQYLRAKRAGDR, via the coding sequence ATGCTCTTCTCGCCTTACACGGTGCGGTCCGTCACGCTGCGCAACCGCATCGTGGTCTCGCCCATGTGCCAGTACTCGGCGGGAGGGGACGGCATCGCCACCGACTGGCACTTCGTCCACTACGGCACCCGGGCCGTGGGAGGCGCGGGCCTGGTCCTCCTGGAGGCCACGGCCGTCGAGCCCCGGGGGCGGATCAGCACCGAGGACCTGGGTCTCTATCACGAGCGCCAACTGCCGGCCCTCCAGCGCATCGTCCGCTTCGTGCACGAGCAGGGTGCCGCCTGCGGCATCCAACTCGCCCACGCAGGCCGGAAGGCCTTCTCGCCCAAGAAAGGTCAGGGGCCGCAGGAGCCGGTGGGGCCGAGCCCCATCCCCTTCGATGAGGGATGGCGGGTCCCGCTGGAGCTGGATGAGGCCGGCCTGCAGGCGGTGGCGGCCGCGTTCGAGCAGGCGGCTCGCTGGGCACACGAGGTCGGGTTCGACGTGATCGAGATCCACGCGGCCCACGGCTACCTGCTGCACGAGTTCCTCTCGCCCGTGGCCAACCACCGCTCCGATCGGTGGGGCGGCCCGCTGGAAGCCCGCCTGGCCTTCCCCCTGGACGTGGTCCGCCGGGTGCGGGCGGCTTGGCCCGAAGCGAAGCCCCTCTTCGCCCGCCTCTCCACCACCGACTACCTCCCCGGCGGCTTCGATCCTGATCAGGCCGTGGAGGTGGCCCGCGCCCTCGGACAGGCAGGCGTGGACCTGATCGACTGCTCCTCGGGCGGCATCGCGCCCGTGCGACCTCCCGACTACCCCGGCTACCAGCTGAAGCCGGCCGAGCGCATCCGCCGGGAGGCCGGGGTGCCTACCAGCGCGCTGGGCCTCATCACCGCGCCGGAGATGGCCGAGGAGGTCCTTCAGAACGGCCGGGCCGATGTGGTCCTCCTTGGAAGGGAACTCCTACGCCACCCCTACTGGCCGCTGGACGCGGCCCGGGCCCTGGGCGCCGAGGCCCCCTGGCCCAGGCAGTACCTGCGGGCGAAACGGGCCGGAGATCGGTGA
- a CDS encoding gamma-glutamyltransferase family protein: protein MQPFDYGSPFPSRRSPVMARHGMVATSHPLAVAAGLEVLREGGNAVDAAIATAAALTVVEPTSNGLGSDAFALVWDGTRLHGLNASGRSPRRLTAQLVREAGFSVMPIDGWLPVTVPGAVSGWVALSRRFGRLSFRRLFQPAIRFAEEGHPVPPLTARAWQFAERRFGAREDFRAAFLPGGRAPRAGELFRLPEQAETLRSIGESEGEAFYRGELASRMVAHAEAQGGLLAQEDLADHEPEWVEPLGMSRRGYRLWELPPNGQGVVALEALGLLDPLDLGSELLAGRRLHLLVEALRAAFADAYAHVADPTVTRVPASRLLEAGYLDERRRLLGEHRNPQIASGRPGTGDTVYLCTADAEGRMVSFIQSNYMGFGSGVVVPGTGIALQNRGAGFTLEEGHPNQVGPGKRPFHTIIPAFLSTEAGEPLAALGVMGGDMQPQGHLQVLLSLLDHRLDPQAALDAPRVHLLPDGRVALEPGIPAEAREDLARRGHTLAADMGLFGFGGGQIIWRDAGQGVYIAGSDPRKDGLAMGF, encoded by the coding sequence ATGCAGCCCTTCGACTACGGCTCGCCCTTCCCGTCCCGCCGCTCGCCGGTGATGGCCCGGCACGGCATGGTGGCCACCAGCCACCCGCTGGCGGTGGCCGCGGGGCTCGAGGTCCTGCGCGAGGGAGGCAACGCGGTGGACGCGGCCATCGCCACCGCCGCCGCCCTGACGGTGGTGGAGCCCACCTCCAACGGGCTGGGCTCCGACGCCTTTGCGCTCGTCTGGGACGGCACCCGCCTCCACGGTCTCAACGCCTCCGGGCGCAGCCCCAGGCGCCTCACCGCCCAGCTGGTGCGAGAGGCCGGTTTCTCCGTCATGCCCATCGACGGCTGGCTCCCGGTGACGGTGCCCGGGGCGGTTTCCGGCTGGGTGGCCCTCTCCCGGCGCTTCGGCCGCCTCTCCTTCCGCCGCCTCTTCCAGCCGGCCATCCGCTTCGCTGAGGAGGGCCACCCGGTGCCGCCCCTCACCGCTCGGGCCTGGCAGTTCGCCGAGCGTCGCTTCGGCGCCCGGGAGGACTTTCGGGCCGCCTTCCTCCCCGGCGGGCGGGCGCCCCGGGCCGGCGAGCTCTTCCGTCTCCCGGAGCAGGCCGAAACCCTTCGGAGCATCGGGGAGAGCGAGGGCGAGGCCTTCTACCGGGGCGAGCTGGCCTCGCGCATGGTGGCCCACGCCGAGGCCCAGGGAGGCCTCCTGGCCCAGGAGGACCTGGCGGACCACGAGCCCGAGTGGGTGGAGCCCCTGGGGATGAGCCGCCGGGGCTACCGGCTGTGGGAACTGCCGCCCAACGGACAGGGCGTGGTGGCCCTGGAGGCCCTGGGCCTCCTGGACCCACTGGACCTGGGGTCCGAGCTCCTCGCCGGGCGGAGGCTCCACCTCCTGGTGGAGGCCCTGCGGGCCGCCTTTGCCGATGCCTACGCCCACGTGGCCGACCCCACGGTCACGCGGGTCCCGGCCAGCCGCCTGCTGGAAGCGGGCTACCTGGACGAGCGTCGACGCCTGCTGGGTGAGCACCGGAACCCCCAGATCGCGTCCGGTCGCCCCGGCACCGGAGACACCGTCTACCTCTGCACCGCCGACGCCGAGGGCAGGATGGTCTCCTTCATCCAGTCCAACTACATGGGCTTCGGCTCAGGGGTGGTCGTGCCGGGCACCGGCATCGCCCTCCAGAACCGGGGGGCAGGCTTCACGCTGGAAGAGGGCCATCCCAACCAGGTGGGGCCCGGCAAGCGCCCCTTTCACACCATCATCCCGGCCTTCCTCTCCACCGAGGCGGGGGAGCCCCTGGCCGCCCTCGGCGTCATGGGCGGCGACATGCAGCCTCAGGGCCACCTGCAGGTGCTCCTCAGCCTGCTGGACCACCGCCTCGATCCCCAGGCCGCCCTGGACGCGCCCCGGGTCCACCTCCTGCCCGACGGGCGGGTGGCCCTGGAGCCCGGCATCCCCGCCGAGGCCCGGGAGGACCTGGCCCGGCGGGGCCACACCCTGGCCGCCGACATGGGCCTCTTCGGCTTCGGCGGGGGCCAGATCATCTGGCGGGACGCCGGCCAGGGCGTTTACATAGCCGGATCCGATCCCCGAAAGGACGGCCTGGCCATGGGGTTCTAG
- a CDS encoding ABC transporter permease: protein MPYLAAIAFLLALWQAAAFFLPGFLMPDVPRVLARLVRSLGDPVFQAALLRSLYRLGAGYGLAVAVGAAVGLTGGIARGLSRFVRALVTILQSIPPITWVPLLVILLRFGDRPVLVVVTLAGLYPMALAVLDATEGVDPRRVQVARLLGASRLQLLRLVYLPEVMPAWITGAQLAFGNAWRALVAAEMVAGVSSGLGWSISYAGEIADMEGVLVGITAIAALSVLADRLLLERVKRRLLRWRYA from the coding sequence CTGCCCTATCTGGCGGCGATCGCCTTCCTCCTGGCGCTCTGGCAGGCGGCCGCCTTCTTCCTGCCGGGCTTCCTCATGCCCGACGTGCCGCGGGTGCTGGCGCGTCTGGTTCGCTCCCTCGGCGACCCGGTCTTCCAGGCGGCGCTCCTCCGCAGCCTCTACCGCCTGGGCGCAGGGTACGGCCTGGCCGTGGCGGTGGGGGCGGCGGTGGGGCTCACAGGGGGGATCGCCCGGGGTCTCTCCCGGTTCGTGCGGGCGCTGGTGACCATCCTCCAGTCCATCCCGCCCATCACGTGGGTGCCGCTGCTGGTCATCCTCCTGCGGTTCGGCGACCGCCCCGTGCTGGTGGTGGTCACGCTGGCGGGCCTCTACCCCATGGCCCTCGCGGTGCTGGACGCTACCGAGGGCGTGGACCCCAGGCGGGTGCAGGTGGCCCGCCTCCTGGGCGCCTCACGCCTCCAGCTCCTCCGCCTGGTCTACCTGCCCGAGGTGATGCCCGCCTGGATCACGGGCGCGCAGCTCGCCTTCGGCAACGCGTGGCGGGCGCTGGTGGCGGCCGAGATGGTGGCGGGGGTGAGCTCGGGGCTGGGGTGGTCCATCAGCTACGCGGGCGAGATCGCAGACATGGAGGGTGTCTTGGTGGGGATCACGGCCATCGCGGCCCTCTCCGTCCTGGCCGATCGGCTCCTGCTGGAACGGGTCAAGCGGCGGCTGCTTCGCTGGCGGTACGCGTGA
- a CDS encoding TRAP transporter small permease subunit has product MRLVQWIDRVSEWSGRAAAWLTLGAVLILTYEVIVRYVFDAPTQWAHDTSTLLLGVMYALTGAYGMVTKNHVGVDILSTRLSPRARATLDAVTSVFFFLFVGVIFWQGWRFFDASFARREFSLNNQAIPIYPAKLAIPLGAALLLLQGVAQLIRDVYLAVTGRPPDGREVAPSREPEPGTPQVQTTPQVNEAPVYSVFRREDAE; this is encoded by the coding sequence GTGCGGCTCGTGCAGTGGATCGACCGCGTCAGCGAATGGTCCGGAAGAGCTGCGGCGTGGCTGACGCTCGGAGCGGTCCTCATCCTCACCTACGAGGTCATCGTGCGCTACGTCTTCGACGCGCCCACCCAGTGGGCCCATGACACCTCCACGCTTCTGCTCGGGGTGATGTATGCGTTGACGGGCGCCTACGGCATGGTCACCAAGAACCACGTGGGCGTCGACATCCTCTCGACCCGCCTCTCTCCCAGGGCCCGCGCGACCCTGGACGCGGTCACCTCGGTCTTCTTCTTCCTCTTCGTCGGGGTCATCTTCTGGCAGGGCTGGCGATTCTTCGACGCGTCCTTCGCCCGCCGGGAGTTCTCCCTGAACAACCAGGCCATTCCCATCTACCCGGCCAAGTTGGCCATCCCGCTGGGGGCGGCATTGCTCCTCCTCCAGGGGGTCGCCCAGCTGATCCGGGACGTGTACCTGGCCGTCACGGGCCGGCCGCCGGATGGACGGGAGGTGGCTCCTTCTCGGGAGCCGGAGCCAGGCACCCCACAGGTTCAGACAACGCCCCAAGTCAACGAGGCACCCGTCTACTCGGTCTTCCGGAGGGAGGACGCCGAATGA
- a CDS encoding acyl-CoA dehydrogenase family protein, which produces MNFELSEDQRAIQQMVREFAQGELMPRVRDLDREERFDPWVLKRMGELGILGLCLPRKYQGGGMDYLSLGLACEELEYVDSAFREILSVHTALVGLTLMQWATLEQKERFLVPMATGAKIAAFGLTEPGAGSDVAALESRYRREGDAFLLSGDKLWISLADVADLFLVFARRSPGRDPREISAFLVERGRPGLETETLHHKLGVRAGNTGGIHMREVRVPAENLLGQEGEGFKIAMSALDNGRLTVAAGATGMARACLEASVRYAKERETFGRPIAEHQLVQQMIARMVEGYESSRLLYAWAASLKNQGKRCTRETSLAKLHACDAGFQAAADAVEIHGAYGFSDEFPVSRHLRNAKGEMIYEGTREIHLLMQAGYALGSREDRPLRCSLPPWPFPEDVEAGLA; this is translated from the coding sequence GTGAACTTCGAGCTGAGCGAGGACCAGCGAGCCATCCAGCAGATGGTGCGGGAGTTCGCCCAGGGCGAGCTGATGCCCCGGGTGCGGGACCTGGACCGGGAGGAGCGCTTCGATCCCTGGGTGCTGAAGCGGATGGGCGAGCTGGGGATCCTGGGGCTCTGCTTGCCCCGGAAGTACCAGGGCGGCGGGATGGACTACCTGAGCCTGGGGCTCGCCTGCGAAGAGCTGGAGTACGTGGACTCCGCCTTCCGGGAGATCCTGTCGGTCCACACGGCCCTGGTGGGGCTCACCCTCATGCAGTGGGCTACCCTTGAGCAGAAGGAACGCTTCCTGGTCCCCATGGCCACGGGGGCCAAGATCGCGGCCTTCGGGCTCACCGAGCCGGGGGCCGGCTCGGACGTGGCGGCCCTGGAGAGCCGCTACCGGCGGGAGGGCGACGCCTTCCTCCTGAGCGGCGACAAGCTCTGGATCTCCCTGGCCGACGTGGCCGACCTCTTCCTGGTCTTCGCCCGGCGCTCGCCCGGCCGGGATCCCCGGGAGATCAGCGCCTTCCTTGTGGAGCGGGGCAGGCCGGGGCTGGAGACGGAGACCCTCCACCACAAGCTGGGCGTGCGGGCTGGGAACACGGGCGGCATTCACATGCGGGAGGTGCGGGTGCCGGCCGAGAACCTGCTGGGCCAGGAGGGCGAGGGCTTCAAGATCGCCATGTCGGCCCTGGACAACGGCCGGCTCACGGTGGCGGCGGGGGCGACGGGCATGGCTCGGGCCTGCCTGGAAGCGAGCGTCCGCTACGCCAAGGAGCGGGAGACTTTCGGCCGGCCCATCGCCGAGCACCAGCTGGTGCAGCAGATGATCGCCCGCATGGTCGAGGGGTACGAGAGCAGCCGCCTCCTTTACGCCTGGGCGGCGTCGCTCAAGAACCAGGGGAAGCGCTGCACCCGGGAGACGTCGCTCGCCAAGCTCCACGCCTGCGACGCAGGCTTCCAGGCCGCGGCCGACGCGGTGGAGATCCACGGGGCGTACGGCTTCTCCGACGAGTTCCCGGTGAGCCGCCACCTGCGGAACGCGAAGGGTGAGATGATCTACGAGGGCACCCGGGAGATCCACCTGCTCATGCAGGCGGGGTATGCCCTGGGGAGTCGGGAGGACCGCCCGCTCCGGTGCTCCCTGCCGCCCTGGCCCTTCCCCGAGGACGTGGAGGCGGGCCTGGCATGA
- a CDS encoding CaiB/BaiF CoA transferase family protein, with amino-acid sequence MTGGEFPSGGSEGAGRSIRGGSPGPLAGVRVLDLTRVLAGPYATMLLADLGADVVKVERPGTGDETRGWGPPFVGETATYFLSVNRNKRSLALDLAHPRGREVLHRLARWADVAVENFRVGHQDRLGCSYEELARENPRLVYCSISGFGQTGPRRYEPGYDVLMQGFGGLMSITGSQEGEPVRVGVAVLDLGTGLYAVEAILAALYHRERTGRGQRVEVSLLDTAVTWLTYAAQSFLATGKEPGRYGSAHPNIVPYQAFRGSDGRSFILSVGNDATWQRFARLLDRLEGTDLAGDAAYATNAKRVARRGELVAALEALFARRPAAEWLEHLQGEQIPCGPIHDLASLFAEEQVRARALVQEVPYPEALPSALPGAAAGRLPLLGPAPKLSETPAAVRTPPPALGEHTDEVLAELGYGPEEIAELRGSGELGG; translated from the coding sequence ATGACCGGGGGCGAGTTCCCAAGCGGGGGTTCGGAAGGAGCCGGCCGGAGCATCCGCGGCGGTTCCCCCGGGCCCCTGGCCGGGGTGCGGGTGCTGGACCTCACCCGGGTGCTGGCCGGACCCTACGCGACCATGCTTCTGGCGGACCTGGGCGCCGACGTGGTGAAGGTGGAGCGCCCCGGGACCGGCGACGAGACCCGGGGGTGGGGTCCCCCCTTCGTGGGCGAGACGGCCACCTACTTCCTCAGCGTCAACCGGAACAAGCGGAGCCTTGCCCTGGACCTGGCCCATCCTCGGGGCCGGGAGGTGCTCCACCGGCTGGCCCGCTGGGCGGACGTGGCCGTGGAGAACTTCCGGGTGGGCCACCAGGACCGGCTGGGCTGCAGCTACGAGGAGCTCGCCAGGGAAAACCCGCGGCTTGTCTACTGCTCCATTTCCGGCTTCGGGCAGACGGGCCCTCGCAGGTACGAGCCCGGCTACGACGTGCTGATGCAGGGCTTCGGGGGCCTCATGTCCATCACCGGAAGCCAGGAGGGCGAGCCGGTACGGGTGGGCGTGGCCGTACTGGACCTGGGCACGGGGCTCTACGCGGTGGAGGCGATCCTGGCCGCCCTCTACCACCGGGAGCGGACGGGGCGGGGACAGAGGGTGGAGGTTTCCCTCCTGGACACGGCGGTCACCTGGCTCACCTACGCGGCCCAGAGCTTCCTGGCGACGGGGAAGGAGCCCGGCCGTTACGGCTCCGCCCACCCCAACATCGTGCCGTACCAGGCCTTTCGCGGCTCCGACGGCCGGTCCTTCATCCTCTCGGTGGGGAACGACGCCACCTGGCAGCGCTTCGCCCGCCTCCTGGACCGCCTGGAGGGTACAGACCTGGCGGGAGACGCCGCCTACGCCACCAACGCCAAGCGGGTCGCCCGGAGGGGCGAGCTGGTGGCCGCCCTGGAGGCGCTCTTCGCCCGGCGGCCGGCGGCGGAGTGGCTGGAGCACCTGCAGGGCGAGCAGATTCCCTGTGGGCCCATCCACGACCTGGCGAGCCTCTTCGCCGAGGAGCAGGTGCGGGCCCGGGCACTGGTGCAGGAGGTCCCCTACCCGGAGGCGCTACCCTCCGCCCTGCCTGGGGCTGCGGCCGGGCGGTTGCCGCTCCTGGGGCCCGCTCCCAAGCTCTCCGAGACGCCCGCTGCCGTGCGGACCCCGCCGCCTGCTCTGGGGGAACATACCGACGAGGTCCTGGCCGAGCTGGGGTACGGGCCTGAAGAGATTGCGGAGTTGCGCGGCTCTGGCGAGCTTGGGGGGTGA
- a CDS encoding SDR family oxidoreductase: MAERLLEGKAGLVTGGSSGIGRATALAMAREGARVAVADVAVEGGEETVRMMTQAGGDAVFIRTDVSRDSDVAALVRSTVDRFGRLDVAVNNAGIEGTLAPLAEYPEEMFDRVVAVNLKGVWLCMKHEIPELLEQGGGAIVNMASILGLVAFPNAAAYTAAKHGVVGLTRVAAVEYAARGIRVNAVCPGFIETPMVMERGVAAGRQRETYEKIAGLHPIGRLGKPEEIAGMVVALLSDRASFVTGAVLPVDGALTAQ; this comes from the coding sequence ATGGCGGAGCGTCTACTGGAGGGGAAGGCCGGCCTGGTGACCGGGGGTTCCTCGGGCATCGGCAGGGCGACCGCGCTCGCGATGGCTCGCGAGGGCGCCCGGGTGGCGGTGGCGGACGTAGCGGTCGAGGGCGGCGAGGAGACCGTTCGGATGATGACCCAAGCGGGCGGAGACGCCGTCTTTATCCGCACCGACGTCTCTCGCGACTCGGACGTGGCCGCCCTGGTGCGCAGCACCGTGGACCGTTTCGGTCGCCTGGACGTGGCCGTGAACAACGCGGGCATCGAGGGGACCCTCGCACCACTGGCCGAGTATCCTGAGGAGATGTTCGACCGGGTCGTGGCCGTCAACCTGAAAGGCGTCTGGCTCTGCATGAAGCACGAGATCCCGGAACTCCTCGAGCAGGGCGGAGGCGCCATCGTCAACATGGCCTCCATCCTGGGTCTGGTGGCCTTCCCCAACGCCGCGGCCTACACGGCGGCCAAGCACGGGGTGGTGGGTCTCACCCGGGTGGCGGCGGTGGAGTACGCCGCCCGTGGGATCCGGGTGAACGCCGTCTGCCCCGGCTTCATCGAGACTCCCATGGTGATGGAGCGGGGTGTGGCGGCAGGCCGGCAGCGGGAGACCTACGAGAAGATCGCCGGACTGCACCCCATCGGCCGCCTGGGGAAGCCCGAGGAGATCGCCGGCATGGTGGTGGCCCTCCTGTCGGACCGGGCCTCCTTCGTCACCGGCGCCGTCTTGCCCGTGGATGGGGCCCTGACGGCCCAATGA
- a CDS encoding ABC transporter substrate-binding protein, translated as MARRRPAVTAIRSVAPSVILVLAGTLALGTSAAEPVRIGYLNVMDDAPTMVAYDAGLYAQEGLDPTLQLFGSGTDLIKGLVTGDLDVGVLGFTNALAWVARGADLRIVGGAQMGYHAIVVRKDSGIRRVEDLKGRSLATQKQGSTADVVLNGVTLAQAGLTRQDLQMVYVSPAVAVQSLVAGRVDAAFLFEPYDRIARLTAPVEPIYEIGQVWPFPCMVVITSGKAWKERRPVIEAVLAAQRRAIELLESAPDQAAALVAHRFIPGSTLETPAGPVPATQVIREAIETQTFTWRITPDQSSRMKEIAGLMQDQGILAEPVDVEKVLDLSWQEGQEG; from the coding sequence ATGGCCCGCCGTCGCCCGGCCGTCACGGCCATCAGATCCGTGGCGCCTTCTGTCATCCTGGTCCTGGCCGGGACCCTGGCCCTCGGGACCTCGGCCGCCGAGCCTGTGCGCATCGGCTACCTGAACGTGATGGACGACGCCCCCACGATGGTGGCGTACGATGCCGGACTCTACGCCCAGGAGGGCCTGGATCCGACGCTCCAGCTCTTCGGAAGCGGCACGGACCTCATCAAGGGGCTCGTCACCGGCGACCTGGACGTGGGCGTCCTGGGCTTCACCAACGCGCTGGCCTGGGTCGCCCGGGGCGCGGACCTGCGCATCGTGGGCGGCGCGCAGATGGGGTACCATGCCATCGTCGTCCGAAAGGACTCGGGGATCCGGCGGGTGGAGGACCTGAAGGGCCGCAGCCTCGCGACGCAGAAGCAGGGGAGCACCGCGGACGTGGTGCTCAACGGTGTGACCCTCGCCCAGGCGGGTCTCACCCGGCAGGACCTGCAGATGGTCTACGTGTCGCCGGCGGTGGCGGTCCAGTCGCTGGTGGCCGGCCGGGTCGACGCCGCCTTCCTCTTCGAGCCCTACGATCGCATCGCCCGCCTGACGGCGCCCGTGGAGCCCATCTACGAGATCGGGCAGGTCTGGCCCTTCCCGTGCATGGTGGTGATCACCTCCGGAAAGGCGTGGAAGGAGCGCCGGCCGGTGATCGAGGCGGTGCTGGCGGCGCAGCGGCGGGCCATCGAGCTCCTGGAGTCGGCGCCGGACCAGGCCGCGGCGCTCGTCGCACACCGGTTCATCCCGGGGTCCACCTTGGAGACGCCCGCCGGCCCCGTGCCCGCGACCCAGGTGATCCGCGAGGCCATCGAGACCCAGACCTTCACCTGGCGGATCACGCCGGACCAGTCGAGCCGGATGAAGGAGATCGCGGGGCTCATGCAGGATCAGGGCATCCTGGCTGAGCCGGTGGACGTGGAGAAGGTGCTGGACCTGAGCTGGCAGGAGGGCCAGGAAGGGTGA